One segment of Polyangiaceae bacterium DNA contains the following:
- a CDS encoding DUF3604 domain-containing protein: MYEGRTVLVSGLAAALVSIVAAGCGSRGSQAPEGGAAFLADPDPDPGPPVDTGAACPDANPLKNVYFGELHTHTSYSLDAYATGTRADPSVAYAFARGAEVPVAPGSPNPGGKTKIDRPLDFMAVTDHSEFLGPIGICTLDPKADGYDAPYCQAIRNTGSTAATVVTYGTLFRLIPKDPSDPILCNGTDARSERCRQQARTLWKRTQEAANAAYERCRFTTFKAYEWSGQSGMANMHRNVIFVGDKVPETPFDYIRYPSAIELWQALSRECKSSEGCDAITIPHNSNASTGQMWDTANDPRTRKFMKRYQVLVEFFQHKGNSECLPNQALGDPGCAFEVVPGSALSEMLGLPQMPGNSEEKNATGYVRNGLARGLAFTAQKQPNPMQFGFIGSTDTHNATPGNVKESAWPGHTGGTDSKPEARLASPNFNPGGIAAVWAEQNTRESIFAAMKRRETYATSGPRMVVRLYAASGVTDDEAAKKLCDDSMFPKALVDAGSVPMGGILTSKEKPYLFVHAMKDETPLERVEIVKLTTDASGKASVVIEKIAIPEDSGNRACVYWSDKSFDPAKPTLYYARVLEQPTWRWSHYDCEKAPSVEGCKEGGKLNVKVQERAWTSPIFLEL, encoded by the coding sequence ATGTACGAAGGACGCACGGTGTTGGTTTCGGGGCTTGCGGCGGCGCTCGTTTCGATCGTGGCAGCCGGTTGTGGCTCGCGAGGTTCACAGGCGCCCGAGGGAGGTGCTGCATTTTTGGCCGACCCGGATCCGGATCCGGGGCCGCCCGTGGATACCGGTGCGGCGTGTCCGGATGCAAACCCTTTGAAAAATGTCTACTTTGGCGAACTTCACACGCACACGTCGTATTCACTGGATGCGTATGCCACAGGCACGCGCGCGGATCCGAGCGTTGCGTATGCATTCGCCCGCGGTGCCGAAGTTCCAGTGGCGCCAGGATCGCCGAATCCTGGTGGTAAGACGAAGATCGACCGGCCGCTCGATTTCATGGCCGTCACCGATCATAGCGAATTTTTGGGCCCGATAGGTATTTGCACGTTGGACCCGAAAGCGGATGGCTACGATGCACCGTATTGCCAAGCCATTCGCAACACGGGAAGCACGGCGGCAACGGTGGTGACATACGGGACGCTGTTCCGGCTGATTCCGAAGGATCCGTCGGATCCGATTCTCTGCAATGGCACGGACGCCCGCAGCGAACGTTGCCGTCAGCAGGCGCGTACGCTCTGGAAACGGACGCAAGAAGCCGCCAATGCAGCATACGAGCGCTGTCGCTTCACGACCTTCAAGGCGTACGAATGGAGCGGTCAATCGGGTATGGCCAACATGCATCGAAATGTGATTTTCGTGGGTGACAAGGTGCCCGAGACGCCATTCGACTACATTCGGTATCCTTCGGCCATCGAGCTCTGGCAAGCGCTGTCGCGTGAATGCAAGTCATCCGAAGGTTGTGATGCGATTACCATCCCGCACAATTCGAATGCAAGCACCGGGCAGATGTGGGACACCGCAAACGATCCGCGGACGCGCAAATTCATGAAGCGTTACCAGGTGCTCGTGGAATTCTTCCAGCACAAGGGCAACAGCGAATGTTTACCCAATCAGGCGCTCGGAGATCCGGGGTGTGCATTCGAGGTGGTCCCTGGTTCGGCGCTTTCCGAAATGCTGGGTCTGCCGCAAATGCCGGGCAACAGCGAAGAAAAGAATGCAACGGGTTACGTACGAAATGGGCTCGCGCGAGGGCTCGCTTTCACCGCGCAAAAGCAGCCGAATCCCATGCAGTTTGGTTTCATCGGTTCGACGGATACGCATAACGCCACGCCGGGTAACGTGAAAGAATCCGCGTGGCCTGGCCATACCGGAGGCACCGATAGCAAACCCGAAGCTCGGCTTGCGTCACCGAATTTCAATCCGGGAGGCATTGCTGCCGTATGGGCCGAGCAAAACACACGCGAATCGATATTCGCCGCCATGAAACGGCGCGAGACGTATGCAACGAGCGGCCCGCGAATGGTGGTGCGGCTTTACGCGGCAAGTGGCGTGACGGACGACGAAGCAGCAAAGAAGCTGTGTGACGATTCGATGTTCCCCAAAGCCCTCGTGGACGCAGGCAGCGTGCCGATGGGCGGCATTTTGACATCAAAGGAAAAACCGTATCTCTTCGTGCATGCCATGAAGGACGAAACACCGCTCGAACGTGTCGAAATCGTCAAACTGACGACGGATGCGTCAGGAAAAGCGTCCGTGGTCATCGAAAAGATCGCGATTCCGGAAGATTCAGGCAATCGAGCGTGCGTGTACTGGTCGGACAAATCGTTCGACCCCGCGAAGCCGACGCTGTATTATGCTCGGGTGCTGGAGCAGCCCACGTGGCGCTGGTCGCATTACGACTGCGAGAAAGCGCCGAGCGTCGAAGGGTGCAAAGAAGGCGGCAAACTGAACGTGAAGGTTCAGGAGCGAGCTTGGACGTCGCCGATCTTTTTGGAGTTGTGA
- a CDS encoding HupE/UreJ family protein gives MQRFAFATLVALCLVCSSDVFAHGMRTAYVEIVEHAPGQAILRFRTTVDVRVTPQFPTGCEWKNAGDDVPQRAVPSTNVLVQNGSTFVLRCHGPLAGRDAGVTGLGTEISEAVVWVSQIDGTTSTHLLTPAEPIFRIPAASRALANFTEYVPLGVKHILEGADHLLFLLLLVLLLRRPKSVLIAETAFTVSHGLSFSAAALGWIHVSKEATEACIAMSLLLLALDVERKDKAPPSPNAAAALALVFGLVHGLGFAGGMAELGMPSQNIGWALLGFGVGVEVGQIMFLAVALVLSHFLFRSRFSLQSTIVLTYLAGGLAAYWLLDRVRGVLVAGH, from the coding sequence ATGCAGCGATTCGCCTTTGCCACTCTCGTCGCGCTCTGCCTCGTATGCTCGAGCGACGTATTCGCGCACGGCATGCGCACGGCTTACGTGGAAATCGTCGAACACGCGCCCGGACAGGCGATCCTGCGTTTTCGTACGACCGTCGATGTACGCGTGACGCCCCAGTTTCCGACGGGATGTGAATGGAAAAACGCCGGCGATGACGTGCCGCAAAGAGCCGTTCCCTCGACGAACGTGCTCGTGCAAAATGGTTCCACCTTCGTGCTACGTTGCCATGGTCCGCTCGCTGGGCGTGATGCGGGCGTGACTGGTCTTGGGACCGAAATCAGTGAAGCCGTCGTGTGGGTATCGCAAATCGATGGGACGACTTCGACGCACCTTCTCACGCCTGCCGAGCCCATTTTTCGCATACCAGCGGCATCGCGAGCTCTTGCGAATTTCACCGAATACGTGCCGCTCGGCGTGAAGCACATCCTGGAAGGCGCGGATCATTTGTTATTTCTGCTGCTCCTCGTGCTGCTCTTGCGCCGTCCGAAGAGCGTGCTCATCGCGGAAACGGCGTTTACCGTGTCGCACGGTTTGTCCTTCAGCGCTGCAGCGCTCGGGTGGATTCACGTGTCGAAAGAAGCCACGGAAGCGTGCATTGCAATGAGTCTACTGCTTCTGGCGCTCGACGTGGAGCGCAAAGACAAGGCGCCACCGTCGCCAAACGCCGCGGCCGCCTTGGCGCTCGTATTTGGTTTGGTGCATGGCCTGGGGTTTGCTGGAGGTATGGCGGAGCTGGGCATGCCATCGCAGAACATTGGATGGGCGCTGCTTGGATTTGGCGTTGGCGTCGAAGTGGGCCAAATCATGTTTTTGGCCGTGGCGCTCGTGCTCTCACATTTCTTGTTTCGCAGCCGTTTTTCTCTTCAATCCACGATCGTTTTGACATACCTTGCGGGAGGACTTGCCGCGTACTGGCTGCTCGACCGAGTGCGAGGTGTCCTTGTTGCGGGTCATTGA
- a CDS encoding SRPBCC family protein, with protein MSKWKKIGIGAAALVVVLLIVIATRPSTYHVERSATISASPDAVFAQVADFKKWDAWSPWSKLDPNMKTTFDGTQGTVGATYAWTGNDDVGEGKMTLTAVDPNKRVDIKLEFIKPFASTAQNGFKLEPAGKDTKVTWFMDGTNDFMGKAMCLVMDMDQMIGKDFEKGLADMKKIAEAAPAQAPEAVPAAAKN; from the coding sequence ATGTCCAAGTGGAAGAAGATTGGTATCGGCGCTGCCGCGCTCGTGGTCGTGCTCTTGATCGTCATCGCGACGCGTCCATCCACGTATCACGTGGAGCGTTCGGCTACCATTTCGGCGTCGCCCGATGCGGTGTTTGCCCAAGTGGCGGATTTCAAAAAGTGGGATGCATGGTCACCATGGTCGAAGCTCGACCCCAACATGAAAACTACGTTCGACGGCACCCAAGGCACCGTCGGGGCGACTTATGCCTGGACCGGAAACGACGACGTTGGCGAGGGCAAGATGACGCTTACGGCTGTCGACCCGAACAAACGAGTCGACATCAAGCTCGAATTCATCAAGCCCTTCGCGTCGACTGCGCAAAACGGGTTCAAGCTCGAGCCTGCCGGCAAGGATACCAAGGTGACCTGGTTCATGGACGGGACGAACGATTTCATGGGCAAGGCAATGTGCCTCGTCATGGATATGGACCAGATGATCGGCAAGGACTTCGAAAAAGGTTTGGCCGACATGAAGAAGATCGCCGAAGCCGCACCTGCGCAGGCTCCCGAAGCCGTTCCCGCCGCCGCGAAGAATTAG
- a CDS encoding peptidyl-prolyl cis-trans isomerase, translated as MTHFFLLGGLLFAIAPAPKETRAIRIEPEVLAALHAAEARTLGKTSLSAEEKQRVEARAIEDELLYREALRLRIAEGDIIVRQRLVQKLLVLAEDIDGASEPLTDKALEECFAQTRDQWTLPATIQFVHVVGASQDAALALRERVAAYTADPAHENEVPPFGESFATNRRVTATIEDVAHAFGPDFAAAIQKLPARTWSDPIASKHGSHLVRVIEFIPEKPAKMQDVRGRLAVECQLRRREDAVRRYVNRLFGDYEVYVGENRVRAFSPTSRTAPRGEMSAED; from the coding sequence ATGACCCACTTTTTTCTGCTGGGCGGCTTGCTTTTTGCCATTGCGCCGGCGCCGAAGGAAACGCGCGCCATTCGTATCGAGCCGGAAGTGCTTGCTGCGCTTCACGCCGCCGAAGCACGAACGCTGGGGAAAACGTCTCTTTCGGCCGAAGAAAAGCAGCGCGTCGAAGCGCGCGCGATCGAAGACGAACTCCTTTACCGTGAAGCATTGCGATTGCGCATTGCAGAGGGCGACATCATCGTACGACAAAGGCTCGTCCAAAAATTGCTCGTACTTGCGGAAGACATCGACGGAGCCTCCGAACCGCTGACGGACAAAGCGCTCGAAGAATGTTTTGCTCAAACACGCGACCAGTGGACATTGCCCGCAACGATTCAATTCGTGCACGTCGTGGGGGCGTCGCAGGATGCCGCGTTGGCATTGCGAGAACGAGTCGCGGCGTATACGGCGGATCCTGCGCATGAGAACGAAGTGCCTCCGTTTGGGGAATCATTCGCGACGAATCGGCGCGTCACGGCGACCATCGAAGACGTGGCCCATGCCTTCGGACCCGACTTTGCCGCAGCCATCCAGAAGTTGCCTGCACGAACCTGGAGCGATCCCATCGCGTCGAAACACGGGTCGCATTTGGTGCGCGTCATCGAGTTCATCCCGGAAAAACCAGCCAAGATGCAGGACGTGCGGGGAAGACTCGCCGTGGAATGCCAATTGCGGAGGCGCGAAGACGCCGTGCGTCGTTACGTGAATCGGCTTTTTGGCGATTATGAAGTGTACGTCGGTGAAAACCGGGTGCGCGCGTTTTCACCAACCAGTCGCACCGCCCCACGCGGCGAAATGTCGGCAGAGGACTGA